In the Mycolicibacter minnesotensis genome, AGGAGGCCACGTCGCGCGCACCCATCAGTTCCCTGGCGGAATGCATGGCCAGCTGCGGAGCGCCCACGTCAACGGTGGGAATACCGGTGCTCGCGGCGCTCATCGGGCCGATGGTCGATCCGCACGGCAGGTCTGCCCGATGTTCGTAGCGCTGCAGTGCCACCCCCGCCGTTTCGCAGGCCAGCGCGAAGGTGGCGGCGGTGCGACCGTCGGTGGCGTAGCGCAGGTTGGGCTGCACCTTGAGCACCGGGCCGCCGTTGACCGCGATCTGGTGTCCCGGTTCGTGCCGATCCGGGTAGTTCGGGTGGGTGGCGTGCGCCATGTCCGCCGAGGCCAGCGTGGAGGAGGTCAGCCGCCGCAGGAAGTCCTCCCGATCGCCACCGGCGGCCAAGGTGATCCGCTCCAGGACACCTCGCAACAGATCCGACTGGGCACCATGATCCGAGGTCGACCCGACCTCTTCGTGGTCGAACAACACCAGCACCGGCAGGTGAGGACTGGGGTTGGCGGCGAGCAGAGCCTCCAGCCCGGCATAGCAGCTGGCCTGATTGTCCAACCGCGGCGCGCTGAGGAACTGCTGACCCACACCGGTCACCGTCGACGGCACCAGGTCGTGAGTCATCAGGTCGAAGCCCAGCACGTCACGGGGTGCCACGCCGGCGCGTTCCGCGACGTAGCCCAGGAAATCCGGGGACCGCCCATCGCCCCAGACCGCGTTGACGTGGCGCTGCGGATCCAGTTTGACAGCGGCGCGGTCGTCGGCCAGATGGATCGCCAGCTGCGGCACCCGCAGCATCGGCTCGTCGATACGGACCAAGTGGTGGCTGATTCCCGCGCCTTGAGAAGGGTCGAGCACCGACAGTCGGCCGCTGATGCCCAGGTCGCGGTCCAGCCAGGAGTTAAGCCAGGCACCGCCGTAGGGCGCCAAGGCCACCATCTGCCAGCCGGCGACCTCGCGGGCGGGGTGTTGCTTGACCCGCAGGTTCGGGCTGTCGGTATGCGCGCCGATGATCCGGAAGGGGGTGGCCGGGTTCGCCCCGCCACCATCCCAGGCAATCACCGAACCGGCCCGGACGGTGAAGTACCTACCGGGCGTCGCCGGCCAGCGATCGGTCTCGGTCACCTCGGTGTAGCCCGCGGCTCGCAGCCGGTCGGCCACGGTCGCGCAGACATGGAACGGCGACGGTGAGGCATCGATGAACTCGCACAATCCGGTTGCGGTGGCGGCCATGGGCTCAAGTCTTTCGCATCGGGACACCGATCGGGGCGTTAGGGTCGATACTGTGCCGTCCGTTCAGCCAGTGACCGCTCCCCTGACTTGTGCGGCCATCTTTCTGGTGGCCACCATCGACGAAGGTGGCGAGTCGACCGTGCATGACGCCCTGCCCGACCTGGCAGGTTTCGCTCGCGCTATCGGCTTCCGCGATCCGACCAAGCGGCTGTCCTTGGTGACCTCGATCGGGTCCGACGCCTGGGCTCGACTGTTCTCCGGGGCCCGGCCGGCACTCCTGCATCCGTTCGTCGCGCTCACCGGTCCGCGCCACACCGCCCCGTCCACACCGGGGGATCTGCTGTTTCACATCAAAGGCGAAACCATGGACGTCTGCTTCGAGCTGGCGGGACGGATCGTCAAGGCGATGGCGGGCGCGATCACCGTGGTCGACGAGGTGCACGGTTTTCGGTTCTTCGACAATCGCGACCTGCTCGGCTTCGTCGACGGCACCGAGAACCCGGTCGACGACGAAGCCGTAGCGGCTACCGCGATCGGTGACGAGGACCCGGACTTCGCCGGCGGCTCCTACGTGCACATTCAGAAGTACGTGCACGACATGGCCGCCTGGGAGGCCCTGCCGGTCACCGAGCAGGAACGGGTGATCGGGCGCACCAAGGCCGACGACATCGAGTTCGACGACGCGGTCAAGCCCGCCAACTCACACATCGCCCTAAACGTGATCACCGATGCCGACGGCAACGAGTTGGACATCGTGCGGCACAACATGCCTTTCGGGACAGTGGGTTCCGGCGAGTCAGGGACCTACTACATCGCCTACTCGCGGGACCCGGCGATCACCGAGCAGATGCTGCGCAACATGTTCCTAGGCGATCCACCGGGCAACACCGATCGCATCCTGGACTTCTCCACCGCACTCACCGGCGGGCTGTTCTTCACCCCCACCGCCGCCTTCCTCGACGATCCGCCGCCGCCTGCGGGCGCATCGGTTCCGACCCCCGCTGAGCCCGTGAAGTCCGCCGCCGTTCAAGGCTCACTGCACATCGGCAGCCTGAAAGGAAACTCGCAATGAACAACCTGTATCGCGATCTGGCCCCGGTCACCGAAGCCGCCTGGGCCGACATCGAACAGGAGGCGACCCGAACCTTCAAGCGGCACATTGCCGGACGTCGTGTGGTCGATGTGAGCGAACCGGCCGGGCCGACTGCCGCCGCGGTGGGCACCGGACGGCTGACCGGCATCGGCGCCCCGGGCGACGGCGTCGAGGCGCATCTGCGCGACAGCAAACCGCTTGTGCGCCTGCGGGTTCCGTTCACCTTGTCCCGCGCCGAGATCGACGATGTCGAGCGGGGCTCACAAGATCCCGACTGGGACCCGGTAAAGGCCGCGGCCAAGAAGCTGGCGTTCGCCGAAGACCGGATCATCTTCGGCGGGTACCCGGCCGCCTCGGTTGAGGGCATCCGCAGCGCCAGCTCGAACGCGGCACTGCCGTTGCCGGAAGACCCGCGCGGCATCCCGGACGTGATCAGTCAGGCCCTGTCGGCGTTACGCCTGGCCGGCGTGGACGGGCCGTACTCGGTGTTGCTCTCGGCCGACGCCTACACCAAGGTCGCCGAGACCTCCGATCACGGCTATCCGATCCTGGAGCACCTGAACCGTCTGGTCGACGGGGACATCATCTGGGCCCCGGCGATCGACGGCGCGTTTGTGCTGACCACCCGAGGCGGCGACTTCGACCTGCGGCTGGGCACCGACGTGGCGATCGGCTATCTGTCCCACGATGCCGAGAACGTGCAGCTCTACCTACAGGAGACGCTGACCTTCCTGTGCTACACCGCCGAGGCAGCGGTGGCCCTGAACCCCTAGGCAGGGTCCTGTTCGTGCTCGGCGAAACCACTGCAGCGCTGCGCAATGCGGGCATAGCATGGGCCGATGAGCGACTCGGTCACGCCCGACCAAGCGATGCAGGTAATCCGGGCTGCGGGCGGCGCGCAGCCCGGCTGCCGCGCACTGCACGCTAAGGGGACGTTGTACCGAGGCACGTTCCAGGCGACGCCCGATGCGCGCACGCTGTCTCGCGCACCGCATCTCGACGGGTCTTCGGTCCCCACCCTGATCCGATTCTCGAATGGCTCGGGCAACCCGGCGCAACGAGACGGGGCGCCGGGGGTGCGCGGGATGGCGGTGAAGTTCACGCTGCCCGACGGATCGACCACCGATGTGTCCACCCAGACTGCGCGGTTGTTCGTCTCCAGTACCCCGGACGGTTTCATCGATCTGTTGCGGGCCACCCGGCCCGGTCTGACCGCCCCGCTTCGGTTGGCCGGGCATCTCCTCACCCACCCCCGTCTGCTCGGGGCCTTGCCGGTGCTGCGCGCCGCTAACCGGATCCCGGCAAGCTACGCCACGGTGGAGTATCACGGTTTGCACGCGTTTCGCTGGGTGGCGGCCGACGGCAGCGCCCGCTACGTGCGTTATCACCTGACCCCGGCCGCCGGAGAGCAGTTTCTGTCCACGTCGGCCGGGGCAGCCCGTGGCGCTGACTTTCTCACCGCGGAGCTGAACGATCGGCTGGCGAACGGGCCGGTGCGATTCGATTTCCGGGTGCAGATCGCCGGGCCGAGCGACTCGACGGTAGATCCGTCGATGCCTTGGGCGAGCAGCGACTACGCCACGGTGGGCACCATAGCCGTCACCGGACTCGACACCGAACGTGAGCGCGGCGACGACATCGTGGTGTTCGACCCGATGCGGGTCACCGAGGGCATCGAGCCTTCCGCCGATCCGGTGCTCAAGTTTCGAAGCCAAGCCTATTCAGCGTCGGTCAAGCTGCGCACCGGTGTGGATCGCGGCGCTGCGGCACCACCGGCCTGATCCCGCGGTAAAACTCTGGCGATCTCCGACCACCTGCGCGTACTTTCAGACGATGCCAATCAATCGACGCAAGGTCTTGGGCGGAGCAAGCCTGGCCGGCGCCGCAGCCATGACCGGCGCCGGTGTCGACCGCGTTATCGCCACCGGAACTCCGAGTTTCCGCACAGGTAAGGAAGAGTCCATGACCGATGATGCGGCCCGCTTTGGCAATCCCCGCATTCCGTCGGAGACCATCACGACTCAGTCGCACCTGTTTCGACTGGGCGAGCAAGCCAGCAACAACTATGACGGCGGCTCATTCAAGCAGGCCAGCGAGGACAACTTCCCGATCCTCAAGGGCCAAGAGGCCAGCATCGTGCTGCTGACGCTGGAGCCCGGAGGGATTCGCGAGCCGCACTGGCATCCCAGCGCGTGGGAGCTCAACATCGTCATCAAGGGCACCGCGGCCTGGCTCGTCATCGACGGAAACGGCAATGACGAGAGCTTTGATCAGCACGTCAACGACGTGGTGTTTGCACCCCAGGGATCGTTTCACTACTTCGAGAACCGGGGCACCGAAGACTTGACGATCCTGATCATTCAGAACACCAGTGCGCCGGAATCCAAGGACAACATCGGTATCGGCGAGTCCCTGAGCAAGCTGCCGCCGCGGGTGTTGTCGGCGGTGTTCGGCGTTCCCGCCGAGACATTCAAGTCCTTCAAGAAGATCGACAACACGATCACCATCCTGCGCGCGCCGTAGGCCTGCGCGGCCGGCGGATGTCAGGCCGTCAGCACCGCGTCCAGCGCGGAGTAGAACAGCCCCAAACCGTCGTCGCTGGGACCGGTCAACGCCTCGATGGCATGCTCGGGATGCGGCATGAGCCCGACCACCCGGCCGTTGGCCGAACTCACCCCGGCGATGTCGCGCTGCGAGCCGTTGATGTTGTCGAGGTAGCGGAACACCACCCGGCCCTCGCCCTCAAGCTCGTCGAGCACGGCTTCGGAGGCCACGTAGCGACCCTCACCAGACTTCAGCGGCACCAGCAGGTCCGCGTTGTCCTCGAACCGCGAGGTCCACGCCGTGGAGGTGGACGCCACCCGCAGCCACACGTCGCGGCACACGAAGTGCAGGCCGATGTTGCGGGTCAGCGCACCCGGGAGCAGTCCGGCTTCACACAGCACCTGGAAGCCGTTGCAGATACCCAACACCGGCATGCCTTGTCCGGCCGCCTTGACGACCTCGCCCATGACGGGGGCGAAGCGGGCGATGGCGCCGGCACGCAGGTAGTCACCGTAGGAGAACCCGCCGGGCACCACCACGGCGTCGACGCCTTTCAGGTCGGCGTCGGCGTGCCAGAGGCTGACCGGCTCGGCGCCGACCAGCCGGACCGCGCGGGCCGCATCGACGTCGTCCAGAGTGCCGGGAAAGGTGATGACGCCGACGCGGGCGCTCACGTGGTCTCCCGGGTGACGGTGAAGTCCTCGATCACGGTGTTGGCCAGCAGCGATTCGGCGATCTCGGCGAGTGCGGCGTCGTCGACAGAGTCGTCGACCTCGAGTTCGAAACGCTTGCCCTGCCGCACGTCCGACACTCCGGCGTGTCCGAGCCGGGAAAGCGCACCGACGATCGCCTGCCCCTGCGGGTCGAGGATCTCGGCTTTAGGCATCACGTGCACAACCACCCGGGCCACGGGTGCTCCCTACTGTCGACGGGGAATCGGTCGGGTCAACAATACCGATGCTCGTCGGCGGCGCCGGAGCGCACAATCTTTAGCTATGCAACTGACCCATTTCGGCCATTCCTGCCTGCTCGCCGATTTCGGCGGGACCACGGTGCTGTTCGACCCCGGCAACTTCTCCCACGGTTTCGAAGGCATCACCGGGCTGGCGGCCATTCTGGTCACCCATCAGCACCCCGACCACGCCGACACCGCGAGGCTTCCGGCCCTGATCGACGCCAATCCCGGTGCTGCGCTCTACGCCGACCCGCAGACCGCTGCGCAGCTCGGACCACCCTGGCGGGCGGTGCAGGTCGGTGATGCCTTTGACGTCGGTCCGTTGCGGGTGCGCGGGGTAGGCGGGCAGCACGCGGTGATCCATCCGGAGCTGCCGATGATCGACAACATCTCCTACCTGGTGGGCGACGCCGGGCACCCGGCCCGGCTGATGCATCCCGGTGACGCGCTGTACGTGCCCGGCGAACCGGTGGACGTGCTTGCCACCCCCGCGGCGGCGCCGTGGATGAAGATCTCCGAGGCAGTCGACTACCTGCGGGCGGTGGCGCCGCGCGCCGCGGTGCCGATCCATCAGGGCATCATCGCCAGCGAAGCCCGCGGGATCTATCACGGCCGGCTGGCCGAGATGGGGCACGCCGACTTTCAGGTGCTGCCCCAGGAGAGCGCCGTCTCGATGTGAGAGCTTCCCCTGACGCCCAACGTGAAGCTGGGTTCACGGTCGATGCCCCACCGTGAAGCCAACTTCACGCTCGGCCGAGGGGCGCGCGGCGTCAGGCGATGTCAGCGGCGGCGCCACGGCCGGCTGCACGACCGGAGAAGATGCAGCCACCCAGGAACGTGCCCTCCAGCGCCCGATAGCCGTGCACCCCGCCACCGCCGAATCCGGCCACCTCCCCGGCCGCATACAACCCGTCGATCGGCTTGCCGTCTGCCCCCAGCACACGGGCGTCCAGATCGGTCTCCAAGCCACCCAACGTCTTGCGGGTCAGAATGTGCAGCTTGACCGCGATCAGCGGACCCGCGGCGGGATCGGTGAGCCGGTGCGGGGCCACCACCCTGCCAATCCGGTCGCCCAGGTAGGCGCGGGCACCGTGGATCGCGGTGATCTGGCCGTCCTTGCTGAATCGATTGGCCACCTCGCGGTCGCGTGCGGTGACTTCGGCCTCGACGGCGGCGTAGTCCAACGGGAGCACGTCGGGCAGGGCGTTCATCGCGGCGACCAGCTCGCGCAGCGACTCCGCGTGTACGAAATCCACGCCGCGGTCGATGAATGCCTGCACCGGCGGGGGCGGCCCCGACCGGGCCCGTGACGCGGCCAGCTGCCGCAGGCTGCGGCTGGTCAGGTCGGGATTCTGTTCCTGGCCCGACAGCGCGAATTCCTTCTCGATGATCCGCCGGTTCAGCACAAACCACGTGTAGTCCTGACCGGAGCCGGCGATGTGCTCGAGAGTTCCCAGGGTGTCGAACCCGGGATAGAGCGGCCCGGGCAGCCGCGCGCCGGCGGCGTCGAGCCACAGTGCTGACGGACCGGGAATGATCCGGATGCCGTGATCCGCCCAGATCGGGTCGTGGTTGGTGATGCCTTCGGTGTAGTGCCACATCCGGTCCCGATTGATCACCCGGCCGCCGGCCGCTTCAGTAATGCCGATCATCCGGCCATCGACGTGCGCCGGCACCCCGGCCAGCAGCTGCTCAGGCACCCGGCCCATTCTCGCCGGCCAGTTCTGCCGAACCAGGTCGAGGTTGCCGCCTATCCCGCCGCTGGTGACCAGTACCGCAGATGCACGGAACTCGAACTGCCCCACAGTGTTGCGAGACGACGCCACCCCGCGTTGCGCGGCGCTGGGTTCCAGCACGCTCCCCCGCACTCCGGTGACCGCGCCGTCTTCGACGATCAGCTCGTCGACGCGGTGCCGGTGCGCGAACC is a window encoding:
- a CDS encoding M18 family aminopeptidase, which gives rise to MAATATGLCEFIDASPSPFHVCATVADRLRAAGYTEVTETDRWPATPGRYFTVRAGSVIAWDGGGANPATPFRIIGAHTDSPNLRVKQHPAREVAGWQMVALAPYGGAWLNSWLDRDLGISGRLSVLDPSQGAGISHHLVRIDEPMLRVPQLAIHLADDRAAVKLDPQRHVNAVWGDGRSPDFLGYVAERAGVAPRDVLGFDLMTHDLVPSTVTGVGQQFLSAPRLDNQASCYAGLEALLAANPSPHLPVLVLFDHEEVGSTSDHGAQSDLLRGVLERITLAAGGDREDFLRRLTSSTLASADMAHATHPNYPDRHEPGHQIAVNGGPVLKVQPNLRYATDGRTAATFALACETAGVALQRYEHRADLPCGSTIGPMSAASTGIPTVDVGAPQLAMHSARELMGARDVASYAAALTAFLAPD
- a CDS encoding Dyp-type peroxidase encodes the protein MPSVQPVTAPLTCAAIFLVATIDEGGESTVHDALPDLAGFARAIGFRDPTKRLSLVTSIGSDAWARLFSGARPALLHPFVALTGPRHTAPSTPGDLLFHIKGETMDVCFELAGRIVKAMAGAITVVDEVHGFRFFDNRDLLGFVDGTENPVDDEAVAATAIGDEDPDFAGGSYVHIQKYVHDMAAWEALPVTEQERVIGRTKADDIEFDDAVKPANSHIALNVITDADGNELDIVRHNMPFGTVGSGESGTYYIAYSRDPAITEQMLRNMFLGDPPGNTDRILDFSTALTGGLFFTPTAAFLDDPPPPAGASVPTPAEPVKSAAVQGSLHIGSLKGNSQ
- a CDS encoding family 1 encapsulin nanocompartment shell protein; translation: MNNLYRDLAPVTEAAWADIEQEATRTFKRHIAGRRVVDVSEPAGPTAAAVGTGRLTGIGAPGDGVEAHLRDSKPLVRLRVPFTLSRAEIDDVERGSQDPDWDPVKAAAKKLAFAEDRIIFGGYPAASVEGIRSASSNAALPLPEDPRGIPDVISQALSALRLAGVDGPYSVLLSADAYTKVAETSDHGYPILEHLNRLVDGDIIWAPAIDGAFVLTTRGGDFDLRLGTDVAIGYLSHDAENVQLYLQETLTFLCYTAEAAVALNP
- a CDS encoding catalase family peroxidase, yielding MSDSVTPDQAMQVIRAAGGAQPGCRALHAKGTLYRGTFQATPDARTLSRAPHLDGSSVPTLIRFSNGSGNPAQRDGAPGVRGMAVKFTLPDGSTTDVSTQTARLFVSSTPDGFIDLLRATRPGLTAPLRLAGHLLTHPRLLGALPVLRAANRIPASYATVEYHGLHAFRWVAADGSARYVRYHLTPAAGEQFLSTSAGAARGADFLTAELNDRLANGPVRFDFRVQIAGPSDSTVDPSMPWASSDYATVGTIAVTGLDTERERGDDIVVFDPMRVTEGIEPSADPVLKFRSQAYSASVKLRTGVDRGAAAPPA
- a CDS encoding cupin domain-containing protein, which codes for MPINRRKVLGGASLAGAAAMTGAGVDRVIATGTPSFRTGKEESMTDDAARFGNPRIPSETITTQSHLFRLGEQASNNYDGGSFKQASEDNFPILKGQEASIVLLTLEPGGIREPHWHPSAWELNIVIKGTAAWLVIDGNGNDESFDQHVNDVVFAPQGSFHYFENRGTEDLTILIIQNTSAPESKDNIGIGESLSKLPPRVLSAVFGVPAETFKSFKKIDNTITILRAP
- the purQ gene encoding phosphoribosylformylglycinamidine synthase subunit PurQ gives rise to the protein MSARVGVITFPGTLDDVDAARAVRLVGAEPVSLWHADADLKGVDAVVVPGGFSYGDYLRAGAIARFAPVMGEVVKAAGQGMPVLGICNGFQVLCEAGLLPGALTRNIGLHFVCRDVWLRVASTSTAWTSRFEDNADLLVPLKSGEGRYVASEAVLDELEGEGRVVFRYLDNINGSQRDIAGVSSANGRVVGLMPHPEHAIEALTGPSDDGLGLFYSALDAVLTA
- the purS gene encoding phosphoribosylformylglycinamidine synthase subunit PurS → MARVVVHVMPKAEILDPQGQAIVGALSRLGHAGVSDVRQGKRFELEVDDSVDDAALAEIAESLLANTVIEDFTVTRETT
- a CDS encoding MBL fold metallo-hydrolase, producing the protein MQLTHFGHSCLLADFGGTTVLFDPGNFSHGFEGITGLAAILVTHQHPDHADTARLPALIDANPGAALYADPQTAAQLGPPWRAVQVGDAFDVGPLRVRGVGGQHAVIHPELPMIDNISYLVGDAGHPARLMHPGDALYVPGEPVDVLATPAAAPWMKISEAVDYLRAVAPRAAVPIHQGIIASEARGIYHGRLAEMGHADFQVLPQESAVSM
- a CDS encoding FAD-binding dehydrogenase gives rise to the protein MNAKADADAIVVGAGLAGLVAACELAERGLRVLIVDQENSANLGGQAFWSFGGLFLVDSPEQRRLGVRDSHELALQDWLGTAGFDRPEDYWPRQWAHAYVDFASGEKRSWLRARGLKLFPLVGWAERGGYGAIGHGNSVPRFHITWGTGPALVEIFAARLRDRSRVRFAHRHRVDELIVEDGAVTGVRGSVLEPSAAQRGVASSRNTVGQFEFRASAVLVTSGGIGGNLDLVRQNWPARMGRVPEQLLAGVPAHVDGRMIGITEAAGGRVINRDRMWHYTEGITNHDPIWADHGIRIIPGPSALWLDAAGARLPGPLYPGFDTLGTLEHIAGSGQDYTWFVLNRRIIEKEFALSGQEQNPDLTSRSLRQLAASRARSGPPPPVQAFIDRGVDFVHAESLRELVAAMNALPDVLPLDYAAVEAEVTARDREVANRFSKDGQITAIHGARAYLGDRIGRVVAPHRLTDPAAGPLIAVKLHILTRKTLGGLETDLDARVLGADGKPIDGLYAAGEVAGFGGGGVHGYRALEGTFLGGCIFSGRAAGRGAAADIA